From Ammospiza caudacuta isolate bAmmCau1 chromosome 24, bAmmCau1.pri, whole genome shotgun sequence:
gtctctgcagcctctgcctctcctcctctgtgtcccagcatcccaaaaaacACTGCCTCGGACCAGTGGCACCCCAAAGACCTCAGGACTCTCTCAACAGGGCTAAAttctgaaatatatatatatttttttcttactaatAGCACAGGTTTGTACTCAGAAATAAGAATTATGTGCACGTTGTCCTGCCTGCCCAGTGGGTTGAATACATGAAAAcggattttattttaaaatgctatttctgttttaaaactctaaaatattacaaatataAGCGAGCTTTAGTGTATGGTTTTGAAATACACAGACGTTATTGAGCTGATTGCTGAAGGCTTCCTGggcctttcctgcagctcccagatgtctcatttttaaggaaaatagaATTTCCTGAACCATCCTTGCTAGACAGCCACTGGAggaaacaacagcagcagcctgccagTTTGGTTTTATGTAACATCTCAATAACCAAGCCACCATTTCTCTACCTCAATTTCTGACTATGTGGTGCAGGAGAGTAATAAAACCAAAGGAGGGCAGAAAACCCCACTAGCTGATGGTGATTACTTATTTTAATCTTAGACAACACTGGTTTCTCCAGAAATCTCCATGTGTAGCTTGTTTTACAAGGTAAAAGCAAGAGATGAAGTCTCTTAAATTATCTTTGAGGGTGATTCCTCATGGCCTTTTGTATTGCCTGAGTGCTCCTTTTAAAAAGTGCTGATTTGGAAAGAAATTGGTGCAGAGCAACAAGAAACTGCCCTGATCAATGTTTTTGGGTCTCTGAGGTGGCATCAAATTAAAAGAGGGAAATTCCAGTTCCCAGCTCTACATTCAGGATTCATTACCGGAGGTTGATTTCCCAGCCTGGGGTCTGacaggaaaatgcaggaatCCTCAGAGCAGAGGCATGAAACAGATTGTATTTCCTGAACTTCCTACaaaaatgggatgggatgtcATGAGAAATGGTTTGGAAAGAGCAGAGGTGGCTCTCCTGCAAATCATGACCCAGGCAGAaggaaatataatttctgtGGCCAAATTCTGGGTCAGTTCTGGCAATAAATGTCACACCAGCAGGTAAATGGCACTGCTGGAGGCAATATGTGGCCAAAGTCATAATTCCCAAGTGCCTGGGCAGAGAATTAGGGGAGCTCAAAGTCACACTCgtgaaatattttcacttccagtaaaatattccttttattGCTCTTAAGTAACAGTGAGGCTTATGTGTTTTGGCTCTGAAGCCTTACTTGGTAAGTGCATGATGTATAACCAGCTCAGAAATGtttgtaatttatttaatttaatgttGGTTTcgttcttttttctttttttttttccttttttttttttcttttttttttttttttttttttttttttgataataAAGAATGTGTGAACAATCATTGTCATCTTCTGCTGACTCAGGGGCAGGACTAccatggggcagcaggagctggtcCCATCTGGTATTTGGCATCCTGGGACAGTTTATGCCATGGGATAAATCTTCACATTCTGTTCAGAACAGCGGTAAAGAAGGGAATAAGAAGAGTTCCATCTTGCTAGCTGGTGGAATCAAGGAAAGAATGAGATATTTTGAAAAGCAGGATTTAAAGTTTGTCAGGAGTGGGACTGCACAACACAGAGATTCCCTGGGCCAGTCCTGGCATCCTTCTGCCTCACTTGTGGCCCCAGTGAGCCTGGGGTGGTTATTCCCCACAGGAATTCCTTTTATCCCCATATTTTGGGAGCAGCTCGCCaaaatattgggaagaaattcttccctgtgagggtgggcaggccctggcacagggtgcccagagcagctgtggctgccccaccactggaattgtccaaggccaggttggaaagGGCTTGAAGCACCcagggacagtggaaggtgtccctaaCAAGGCAGGGATGGAAGGAGATGGGATTTACGATCCTTTCCAATGCAAACCATTCCCTAATCAGAGCTCCGCTCAGCCGCCACCACATGCGCTGCAAACTACATCTCCCAGCAGCCCCCGCGAGAGCAACCGGTTAATCCCGCCCCTGCCCCAATCCCATTGGTCGCTACGCTGACGGGTCGGGTGGCGATTGGCTCTCGGTCACGCCAATCAGCCGCGGGGGCGCGGCGGTGTCAGTGatggcgggcgggcggcgggcggtgACGGTGGCGCTGCTGGCGCTGGGCTCGGTGGTGCTGGCCCTGGCGGCCGCCGTCCTGCTCCGCGCCTTCGTCCTGCGGGCCCCGGCCGGGGTGCCGCGGCTGTGGGCACGGAGCGCCGGCACCGCCGCCCTCAGCGCCAGCGAGCGGCGGGAGCTTAAGGAGGCGCTGCGAGGTGAGGGGGCCCGAGCGCTGCGAGCCCCCCTCGCCCCTCCTGAGGGGGGACCCAGGGCACGGCGGGCGGGTGTGGAGGCGGCCTCTCCTCAGGTGCTTTCCCTGGAAGGAACCGGGTGTTGGCTGCCAGCAGGACTAAGGAAGTGATTGAAaatctgtgctgggcactgctgaggccacgCCTCGAGCGCCCTGTTCAACTCTGGGCGCTGCAGttcaggaagggctggagcgaGTCCAGGGAAGGGAGTGGAGaaacctgagggagctgggaagggaatggaggagctgagggagctgagaaGGGTTTGGAgagtcctgagggagctgggaagggtctggagagtCCTGAAGGGTTTGGagaatcctgagggagctgggaagggaatggaggagctgagggagctgagaaGGATTTGGAgagtcctgagggagctggggaagggtttggagagtcctgagggagctgggaagggtttggagagtcctgagggagctgggaagggtttggagagtcctgagggagctgggcaggggctcagcctggagcaaaggaggctcagggggaatttctggctctgcacaactcctgccaggaggggacagctggaggggatttgggatcttatcccagggaacaggacaggaggagagggaatggcctcaggctgggctggggaggctcaggttggacatgagcaggaatttcctcatggaaagggctggaaggggctgcccaggggggtttggagcgcccatccctggaggtggcactgagtgctcagggtggggatcgggcacagcttggactcagtgatcccacagggattttccagcctcagcGTTCCTGAGCTTCTCCTGAGCCAGCTCTTGCCCTGTGTTGATTTTCTCCACCGTTTCCTGCTTGTACACACAGAATTTTGCCAGACACCCGTGAAGGCGTTTCCAGACATCCCTTTGTCCCCTGCATAAGTCACCGTCGggattttctccctttcttgtTCTTGCTCACcactgctgtgcccagtgctgggctcGTTGTGCTGTCTGACAGAGAACATTTGAGGGCTTTagctctcagcagggctggcactgtgCAGGAAACCACAATCTGGCACCAAGTGATAAAACCCTGTGTGTAAACCTCATACCTCGCTGGTTTGTAGGATTTATTGCCTAGCAAATTGTGTTTGCATTCTTCTTTAATGGGAAAATGAAGGCTCACAATAGATTTTTGTGCTAATTCATGAATCACACCACCTCAAAAGAATCCATaacctctgctgggagctgctgtttgGAAAGGCTGAGTTACTCCATGTTCTGCAGGACAGGGCCTGGATGTTGGAGAGCCTGTTCAAATGATAGTGCAGACCAAAAGGGCCAACAAAAGCCCTGTGTGTTTATAAAGGTTAATTTATAAAGGTTCATTTTTATAGGTTAATTTATAAAGCACTATGGGGGTGTAATAACCATCACAACCTGCTTAACTCTTGAGAAAGAGCCTTGGAGTGCCAACCCAGCTGCCTGTGGCTCTGGGCAATCAGCTCACCCAAGCAAattgcagctgctcctgggcaggagCATTTCTAAGGATATCATTCAACACTTCAGCATGAAAAGTGGAGTCAAATTGTCTGGGGAGATGCCTTGGCTGAGCTCTTAGGAAAtgctggtggctgcagctgAAGCACATCAGTCTCTTTTTGATCATGGCAGCTCGTGCTGTGCTGTGAAATAATGTTTAAAGCCTGGAAAACCTCTCAGGAACATAAATGTGCTTCCAGTTTTGAAgtgctttgtttggttttggtgctgagtgatttctgttctgtgtttctttGAAGGGGCCGTTAAAATCCCAACTGTGTCCTGGTCTCCAGAGGATTTGAACACAACTGCCATGGCAGAATTTGGGAGTTACATTCAGAAAGGTACTGAGCTTTCAGTCTTGGcaatttctgctgctctgttttcatAAACAAATTGAAGAGAGCATGTATCATTCCTGAATATAagagatttttatatttttcctgaagaaatgtCCCGTCAGACATGAATGAAGAAATTTCCTGTCAGAAATGTCACACGTGTCACCTCTGTAGCAGTGATATCAATGGCCTCAAAAGGTTCAAAAGACTTTTTGTAATGATGGTTTTTGATCCTTGAGACGCTTAAATgccttaaaaaattaaaagaggatgactgctgctgcttcaaCCTAGTTTTTGGCAGTTCCTTCATTGTGCCCTGCaaaagagctgcagcactgctgagcaagAATTGTGGTTTTGTTTAGGAGACTTTTAAATCCCAAGTGAGATGGATTGGTAAAAGTGTGAGAAATTCTACTGCTGAGCAAGAATTCTGGTTTGTTTAGGTGACTTTTAAATCCCAAGTGAGATGGATTGGTAGAAGTGTGAGAACTTCTGTGCCCAGTCTTACTTACAGTTCCTGATGATTTACAGTTCCTTATTTACACCCCCCCTGCTGCTCCCTACCTGACAACTATGCAATAATGCTAAAATTTGCCATTATTGTTAGTTTTTCTTTCACATGtatctttaattttctttttaacagtCTTCCCAGCTGTATTTTCTTCAAAGTTCATCCAACATGAAATTGTTGGCCAATACAGCCACCTGTTTAcagtgcagggctctgccccTGGCCTGCTGCCCTACATGCTGCTGGCACACATGGATGTGGTGCCTGCTCCCCCTGAGGGCTGGGATTTCCctcctttctcagctgcagagcaCCAGGGATTCATCTACGGCCGAGGAACGCTGGACAACAAAAACTCTGCCATGGTACGTGGGCCTGGTGATGTCCTTCCACACAGACCCAGCCTGGCAAGGCAGAGGGAGCTGCCCATCCTCTGGAATTCTCTGTGCTGTCTGTCTCTCACTCCTCTCTCTGTCGGGGGTAAATTCCTAGTTTGGATAAATTCCAAGTTTTTCCTAAAGATGGGGTGTTTTCACTCATTGTTCACTGTtactggagaaaaggagaatcATACTGACACATACAGATGTATTTGGTTAAATGCCAGGGTAAAGTTTTAGGCCAGAGAATCAGTGGttgtcccatccctgggagtgtccaaggcaCTTGGAATTCACTGTGGGGTCTCTCTCTCACTCCTCTTTCTGCCAGGGATAAATTCCTGTTTTGGATAAATTCCAAGTTTTTCCTAAAGATGGGGTGTTTGCCCTCATTGTTCACTGTTAACTGGAGAAAAGATGGTTAAAACTCCCAAAGAATCAGGAGAATCACACATACAGATGTATTGGGTTAAATGCCAGGTTAAAGTTTTATGGCAGAGAATCCATGGCTGCttcatccctgggagtgtccaaggcaCAGGGAATTCACTGTGGTGTCTGTCCCTCACTCCTCTTTCTGCCAGGGATAAGTTCCTAGTTTGGAATTTATTCATCATTTTCCTAAAGATGGGGTGCTTTCACTCATTGTTCACTGTTACTGGAGAAAAGAGAGTTAAAACTCCCAAAGAATCAGGAGAATCATATTGACACATACAGATGTATTTGGTTAAATGCCAGGGTAAAGTTTTAGGCCAGAGAATCCATGGCTGCttcatccctgggagtgtccaaggcaCAGGGAATTCACTGTGGGGTCTCTCTCTCACTCCTCTTTCTGCCAGGGATAAATTCCTGTTTTGGATAAATTCCAAGTTTTTCCTAAAGATGGGGTGTTTGCCCTCATTGTTCACTGTTAACTGGAGAAAAGATGGTTAAAACTCCCAAAGAATCAGGAGAATCACACATACAGATGTATTGGGTTAAATGCCAGTTTAAATTTTTATGGCAGAaaatctgtggctgccccatccctgggagtgtccagggCACTTGGAATTCactgtggctctgggggctcctgtGCACTTTGTCCCTGACCCAGCTGCTCTGGATTTCATGTCCCTACCCTGGCTCCTGTCACAGCATTACTGAGCAAAACCCCAGCAGGGACTTTTCcaaggaatgggaatgggaatatcCCAGTGGGAACTGTGGGGATCAAAGCTTAGCAGTGAACAGCATAAGGGTATGAAATTCTCTTCCATCACTCTGCATTCTGTTGCATTTATTCTCCTGATCACCCCCAGGGATGGTTCAGCAGTTGTGCTTTTCCTGCAGGGCATTCTGCAAGCTCTGGAGTTCCTGCTCAGGAGGAATTACCGACCCCAACGCTCCTTCTACATCGGCATTGGCCACGACGAGGAGGTATTGTCTTTCCTCTCCTTGCCACCACACActcctggggttttttccttagaaagcCCTAAGAACTTGAAGTGACACCTTCCATTGCATTTCTGCTCTAAACAAATAATCTGGCTGTTGAGGGCCATGACTCTCTGCCCTCTGGAATTCCAGACCCCACCACCCCTTCTCTATTGGCATTGGCCACGATGAGGAGGTATTGTCATTGTCTTTCCTCTCCTTGCCACAACACACTCTTGGGGGTTTTCCTTAGCCCTAAGAATTTGAAGTGACACCTTCCATTGCATTTCTGCTCTAAACAAATAATTTGGCTGTTTAGGGCCATGATTCTCTGCCCTCTGGAATTCCAGACCCCACCACCCCTTCTCTATTGGCATTGGCCACCATGAGGAGGTATtgtctttcctttccctgccacAACACACTCCTGAGGGTTTTTCCGTAGAAAGCCCTAAGGAATTTTGAGCTGAGGCTGATTCCCACTCCCTTTGCTGTGTCTTCCTTCCCTGTGGAAGATCCTTGACTGGAacattttcccctctccctgtgaTGGGATTTGGTTGGGTCAGTGCAGTTTTCCCTCCTTGCAGCCCCTCATTGTGGGGGCAGGACCCAGCATCTCCtcattgcattttattttgggCTGTTGCACTTTGAGCCTGCTTTGGGAGGGGTGGCTCTGCTTTCTCCAATGGATCTCCATTTTCATTCTCCATTTTCATTCTACTGCCAAAGCTTGCAGCCAAAACTGACAACATTTCAGTGCAGGCCTAAATTGCAAACTATTTGTGCTCTACACAAATAATTTGGGTATTTGGAGGCATGATTCTCTGCCCTCTCTAGaattccctgccctgcctttccTTTTGTGTTGGCATTGGCCATAATGAGGAGGTATTGTCTTTCCTCTCCTTGCCACCACACACTCCTGGGGGTTTTCCTTAGCCCTAAGAATTTGAAGTGACACCTTCCATTGCATTTCTGCTCTAAACAAATAATTTGGCTGTTTAGGGCCATGattctctgctctctctgttCAGTGCAGGCTGAATTTGGTTTGCAAAGTGCAAATCCATCTGTGCTCCACACAAATAATTTGGCTGTTTAGGGGCCTGATTCTCTGCCCTCTCTGGAATTCCAgacccctctgctccttctATGTAGGCCTTGGCCACGATGAGGAGGCATTGTCTTTCTTCTCCTTGCAACAACAAGCTGTTTGCATTGTTCCTCTAGGTAACAGGGCTTCATTTTGAAACACTGTTTAGCTGGAAGgtctttcctgtttttcttggTTCTGTGGGGAGATAATGTGTCAGGCCCCAGGTCACGGTTCTGGATTGATTGTTTGGCTTGGAGTGACATTCACAAAGGGTTTGGTGTGATGGGCAAAGGGAAGAGAACATTGGAGGTGTCACTTCAAATTCTTTTCTGCAAGGAAGGTGCAGCAGGAATCCCATTTTGGAGACAGGAAAAGCTGGGTTGAGTTTCACATGGTTGTAGGAAATGTTCAGGAAGAACTGGCAAATACATTCCAGTGGTACAGAGAGACAGGAGAGGTGGGTTTGGTTAGGCACTGTCAAAATATAAAGACAAATAATTATTAACAGTTGAAATAAATAGATCTGCAGTTGCTAATCAGCGGAGTTTACAGCTCAGATAtcaaaatgaaagcagcagTCACTGGTTCACAAAGGGTTTGGTGTGATGGGCAAAGGGAAGAGAACATTGGAGGTGTCACTTCAAATTCTTTTCTGCAAGGAAGGTGCAGCAGGAATCCCATTTTGGAGACAGGAAAAGCTGGGTTGAGTTTCACATGGTTGTGCCAGGAAGAACTGGCAAATACATTCCAGTGGTACAGAGAGACAGGGGAGGTGGATTTGGTTAGGCAAATATAAAGACAAAGAATTATTAATAGTTGAAATAAATAGCTCTGCAGTTGCTAATCTGTGAGTTTACAGCTCAGATAtcaaaatgaaagcagcagccagtgACTCATCAATAAATGCACTTCTCATCATGGCTATAAATTCATCTGCTATCAGACCATTAACAATCTCCAATTAATTTTCCTGGAAGATTCTTTTatgctgctctggagctgttcCCTGGGGGATTTCATGCATTCCTTGTGCTGTAGCCAACAGCAAGGTGCTTTCCAGTTTTCCTGCCAGTGTTTTGGGTGGATGTGATCAGTTCTCTGCCTGGACTGCACAGGTGTCTGGGCTGAAGGGAGCAAAGAGaattgcagctctgctggaagccAGAGGAGTGAAACTCTCCTTCCTGCTGGACGAGGGGAGTGCAGTGCTGGACGGCATCATTGCAGGGGTGAAGAAGCCAGTGGCCATGTAAGAGTTGTGATTATTTTATTCCTTAATTCACACCAGAATGTGATTCATTTTCAGTCATTAATTAGTGCTAAATGACATTGTTGATATCACTACAGAATGTTTTCAGGATGTtgttgctgctggagctgcagcagaggcacaAAGTGCAAGGCAGGGACCTTCAGCCTCTCCTGCTGTCCATCACACTCGTGCTGACAGAGGCACAAAGTTCCTCTGAGCATTTGAATTCACTGCAGAATCAGCCCAGCCATCAGTCCTGCAGAGATCTAAACACTGTGTTAATGATTTCTTGTTGCTGCTTGAGTGGTTTTTATCATACTAAAACTATGCAAGTAGTTGTTTTTATCTacagtctgtgtgtgtgtgtgtttggaaTGACATTAGTCATTTATTTGTTAATTAATTGATTAATTTATCATTGTCCAGGATTGCTGTCACAGAAAAAGGTTCAATGACACTGAACTTCACAGTGGAAAAGGAGCCAGGGCATTCATCCTTTCCCCCTAAGGAGACAAGTATTGGCATTCTGGCAGCAGCCATGTCCAGGTGAGAATTTCCCTGTCACCCACTGCCAAAAACAGTCAAAAAACCTCCTGAATCACTGATATGTGACTTCTTAAATAATTGTGTCCAGAGTCTTTTTCAAACTGCTGTTCTATATTTGCAATTGCAGTTTGGAGCTCACTTTGAAGGGCAGGAATGAAACTCCCAGCCAAGGGACAATTGCCAGGTGTCTGCAGAGTCTTTGCACTTCAGCTGTTCCAAGTGTCAGCCAGTTCTTTAAAAGCAAGACAAATGCTGTCTGCCCTGATTTCCTCTGTAGCAACAGAGATTCCTTTGTTTGGGTGGCAGGATTTCTCTGGAATTTGTTCCTACCTCAGCTGGGAATTCTCCAAGCCAATGAACACAGAACAGAGTCATAACGTGACTGCAGAAATCACCTCTCTACATCTCTGTGTGGATACCAAATTGGCtaagaaatacatattttaggAAAACTGAGTTTGTCCAGACCTGGTGGGATTTGTGTGCtatttttctggatttccaTGTATTTATAGCAGccaggttttgggatttttgctgctgtttctcgAAGGAAATCTTTGCATGTGACTGGAATGCCCAGAAATCTGTGGAGCTGTGCTTGCAGTCATTACCAGGAGAGCAGAGTGTGATTGCATCTCCAATAACAGACACATTTCACAAATCAAATTCCTGACATCCTTCTGGAGCAACAGCAGCCAGAGAGTTGTTTTTTAACCTTTTCAGTGGTGCAAACTTTAACAATTTGTTTTGTAGGCTGGAGCAGAATCCCTTGCCCAACCTGTTTGGCCACGGCCCAGAGCTCATGACCATGGAGCACCTTGCAGCAGAGGTGAGGAGCCAGCCAGGTTtcattcccaaatttccataAGAAATTGAAGAATTTAGTTGTGTAAAAAGGATACAAAAGCTGGTTTTCCTTCCAGATTATTGTTCCTGCTGGAATTGTTTTGTGTATATTCAAGTGACTCCACTGTGCTCTTGGCAAATAAAAACTTtctgatttttggttttgtttcttccctTTAGTTCAACTTTCCTCTCAACATCATCATGAGCAATTTGTGGCTGTTCTCACCTATTGTCAGCAGGTAAGAAAAGAGATCCTTGATAAACATCCCCAGCCTCTCACCCTTAAAAGATGAAGCCATTTCTAATCTTGCAGGAAATCAGTTATTTTATAGTTTAGATAATTCAGTGGTTTCTTGTTAATAACCACTTTGTTAATTGAATAAGCCATCATTCAGCTGTGAAATAAATTACGGTGTTTAATTTTTAGCGATTTTTAAGTTATTTGAAAAactgtgtttgtttgtttctgtttttgtaGAGTCCTTGCCTGGAAACCTTCCACCAACGCCTTGATCCGAACAACCACTGCAGTCACCCTGTTTAATGCAGGAATCAAGGTGCTTCCATTTGGGTTTTTCTCCATGTAATTATGATGAGACAATTAGGACATTTAATTTCCACCCCTTTAAATCCAGTTCTAAGATCAGTGTTGGCCCTGTGTGGTGTCTAATTCTTACTTCAGATCTAGCTTGGATTTGAAAATCAGTTGAAAATCTTTCAGAATTATCTGATCTCTGTCCACCTCTGTTAAAATTGTTAATATTTCAGCATAGACAATAAAATGTGGTTTGTGCATTATCCTACAAAGTATCAGAGGCAAGATTTGAAACTCACACTCACAAACACTTCCCTGACCCAGacatctgcagcacagctctggggtttGCCTGAAGTGTGTTAAATGTGCACCTTGGACTGAGAGATAACAGCCAGATCCTGCCCTGATAAGGAGGTGGAGCTGTCCAGAAATCCTGGAGCCCTGAAACACGGCCAGGATGTGTTTGGTGTGTCCCTGAAAAATCTGAgtgaaaagggcaggaaaggaTGCAGTGGCTGAACAGTGACACGGAGTGGCCAGGAGGGAAGTGACACCCTGGCTCCTTGGCGTTTTTTCTAAAGATTTCATATGGTTTTGTTTAGCGAAGTTTTAAATATTCAGTCTGTAGATAAGAAGAATTATGTGTTCAATAAAAATCAGTTGTTAGCAACTTATATGTACCTAAATATGAAGCATGTAGTGTGACAATGAGATGAAAATATCacttaaaaaaatccaatttcGGAATTTCTCAGTATAAATTTTCTGAAGGGAGGCAGCTTAGCTCAAGATAAAAACTTCTAGAGAAGTAACAACTTAATTTCTGTTGATTTCATGAATATTTCTTTGTGTATTTATCTGCATTTTGGATAGAATTTACAGTGTAAGAGACATCACACTTGGTGGAAACACTGGAGCACCCGAGGCCTGAAGTTGTTTGAGCAGTTCTGAGT
This genomic window contains:
- the PM20D1 gene encoding N-fatty-acyl-amino acid synthase/hydrolase PM20D1; translation: MAGGRRAVTVALLALGSVVLALAAAVLLRAFVLRAPAGVPRLWARSAGTAALSASERRELKEALRGAVKIPTVSWSPEDLNTTAMAEFGSYIQKVFPAVFSSKFIQHEIVGQYSHLFTVQGSAPGLLPYMLLAHMDVVPAPPEGWDFPPFSAAEHQGFIYGRGTLDNKNSAMGILQALEFLLRRNYRPQRSFYIGIGHDEEVSGLKGAKRIAALLEARGVKLSFLLDEGSAVLDGIIAGVKKPVAMIAVTEKGSMTLNFTVEKEPGHSSFPPKETSIGILAAAMSRLEQNPLPNLFGHGPELMTMEHLAAEFNFPLNIIMSNLWLFSPIVSRVLAWKPSTNALIRTTTAVTLFNAGIKVNVIPSSARATVNFRIHSAETAAEVLEAVRSTIADDRVKIDVVEAFDPLPISPWDEQTFAIHIFQKTILDIFPDVDSVVPGTCIGNTDSRHFSNVTKAIYRFNPLLLAQHDLPRIHGLNERISIENYERQVEFLFQLIKNCDIETLPEPHANSHEL